The nucleotide window AGCGCAAGATGTTTTCTATCTTTTGCCAACAGGTTCCAATTTTTGACAGAGACGGCTCTCATTCTTAATTCCTGATTTCCAGTGTCCCATCTTTCCACACCATGGAAGAGGATGAGTAAAAAAGTCACCCACCAGTCCTACTTTTTTCTCCAAAGCAGGCAGCAGTTCTCCACTTGCTTTTAGAAATTTCTAGATGTCATTTACTATCGTAGCCAGTAAGAGAGAGGGACTCTCTTCGAAGAATTTCATACCACCGACTCTTGCCTATAGATCGTCAGCCCAGATTCAATACAGCAATAAAATGAGGCAAATACAACCTAAAGGAAAATTAAGTTATCAGATTTATTTAGGCATACACTTCCGCccatacttatttttttaatctatctTGCTCCCTTTTTTGGGTGCAAGTACTTTATCCACCTTTGGACTTTTAAGTTGTAAAGCAGAAAGAAGCAACTTCCAAACCTGTCCTTCACCaacttaaattaattaacatcAGTACTTCTAACGTCATCCTTCATAACTGATGTCAgtaaaaaatgaatcaaatcaaGTAGCCAGTATTTTCTAGTTACCTACATCTGACTTTCAGTAGAGGGAAGAGTAAAATAAAAGCTATGATCATAACccattttttcatcaaaaagtaGAAGTGATGGAATGACGAAGAGCACATAAGCATGATGCAGTGAACACCAATAATCAACCTTTATATATTGAATTTCAGCTTTACTTGACACAGCATACCTTATGCCAGGGGTGTGGCTTTATTTGTGGAAATTTAAACTCAGTGTAGTTTGGATTCATACATTTTATCTCCTCTCTAGTAGGTGTCCCCAAAacctgcataaaatttgaagtaGAATAGGGAATACTTATTATTGAGGAAGATGGTCCATAAAAATACTGACATAAGTAGGTTGACAGATAACAATCCATCTTTTTCTGTCAACATGTACAGATACATTATAAACAAAAGTCCTCAAAAAAATAGTCTCAAGGTATATACAAAGAGGACTCCAACCCCCCACCACACCACTCCAACTCTCTTCCGGGTGGAGCATAAAACAACACTTTAAAGTGTATGACCGCACCAGAGACATGAGTAATGTGTTCATCAACAAGAACCCCTAAAACTAGCTGGGcatttcaaaagtaaaaaagtgGATGAGCAAAACTTCATTGACTCAAGGAGAGATATCTagtatagaaaaaaaatatatcttcttTTTAATTGGTACAAATAGACAAAAGATATCCAATATAGGTCAAAAGCGAATGAGTGCAAGTTGCACAAATTTCAACAAATGCAGAATCTAATATTTTTGCTTTCTCTGATTTGTTGCCCATTGAACTAAGAAAACTGGATATTTTTCATATACACATTAGGTATTAACATCACATAGATAATTTGTCTACGATCATACTGTGTAAGCatgctctctttttttttttacaattggCTGTTCCCAAAAGGAGACATGCTTTCTTGTTTACTGAGGCAACAAAGGTCCAACTGAATTGtaaaggtaagaaaatcagcaAAGTAACTTTTGAGAAGATGatatcaaaaatagaaaaatttctaaaattcaCCTTTATAATCTCTACTAATTGATCAACCCCACTCTCTCCAGGAAACAATGGCTGTTAAACAGAATTGTTAGAAGTATTAGAATAAAGAATACAACATATGATTAAGAATAGCACAAAACAGTAAGACAGGAACTTACCTGTCCGAGAAGTAACTCAGCCATCACACAACCTGTAGACCAAATATCAATAGCTGTTGTGTATTCGGTGGCACCAAATATGAGTTCAGGGGCACGATAATATCTCGAACAGATATATGACACATTGGGTTCACCTTTCACCTAACCAGTGGTCACAGAATTAAGTCGGAAAACTGTAGTGAGTGTGTGATTCTTAAATTCAGAGTGATCTTTGCAGAGAGAAATTACCAAAACTTTTGCGCTTCCAAAATCACAAAGCTTCAGCTGATGTGTGTGTGGATTTACCTAAGTATAAACAGTAATTCAGTTTactgagaaaaaaaatcacagTGATAATCAGCAGACACCATCAATAGCAGTACCATAACACTTCCCAAAATAAGCTGACATCATGGATTCTACCATAAGATTATACTATTGCATCTCTTTTTCTAAAAGGTGTAAATGTATAGCCTCTTAGACAGTTCAACTTAAAAAGATTTGTATTCTTATGTGCTAGGTACTAAGTTACTTGGAACTCTAGAGTCTACTCAGTGGCTTGTTTAACATATAACAGCAAGTTAAAGAACTTTTCAATACCCTTTACCACTTCACTCGTAATGATCTTAAGAGTTTTTCCAAAATTGGAGTATTTTACCGGGAATAACATATCATTATACACACATCATAAGACCCTAAGGGGTCGTTGGTGTGAGggattaaaaataatagtgatgggataaagaAATAGTGATGggctaaaaaaaaattatcttgttTGGTTTCCATGTttggaataacttatcccaccatttatatcatagtgatgggataagttatcccatatacatggtgggataagttatcccaggatagcTAACCccaggataacttatcctgggataacttgttcccaaccaaacgacccctaaataTACAATTTGCAAGCATATATGCAAAACGGTCAGGTGTTCCTCTTTTCAATCCATTTCCTACTTTTTGCTTTAgagttttaactttttattaaaTAGGACATTATGTGagttcttattttattatattgcttTCTGTGAGAATTTCTTATGAAGAATAGGGCTTTTCTATGAGATGAAGTATGGAGTTTTGTTCACTCAGTTTAAccttaaaatatcaaaatatacaaTACAGAATCATATCAAAGTCTATTATGCAAACAAAAAGGTACAATTGATCCAGCTAGATTATTAAGTTACAAAATCACACGTGCACATAATGCATTTCAGCTTATCATACTCAttcagaaaagaaaagaaaaacacaccAACTTATCTAATCATGATTAGAGGACCTTTTATCCAGAAAAGAATACCCAAAGAATGAGCTCcagaacaagaaaagaaaattaacaaAGTATGTAGTCGATAGAGCAGAAATCCACTGTCATAAAAGAAACACCTAACCAGTAAATTCTGAGGCTTGATATCACGGTGACAGATGCCAATACAGTTATGAATATAAGCCAGCGCCCTGCATATCTGAGACAAACAAAGGAAAATGTTATAGTGAGTGAGACATTACATGACCTCAAATCAATAACTGGTCCAGtattaaagtttgaaatttctGCAAGTAGTTAATGGTAAATTTTCTAAtagaataattcaaaatattttaagctaGTGCataattaaaagtttaaaaccACCAGAAAATGCCACATGCCTGATAGGTATAGAGTTTGACGTATATCAATGGCATCCTCTGGTTCATTCTGCTGTATTGTCTCGCAATACGATTGACAGATTCTGGAACAAATTCAAGGACAAGGTTGAGGTATACTTCCTCCTTGTCTGTAGTTGAGAAGAAAGAGTGTTTAAGAGCAACAATATTAGGATGATCCAACATTTGCATAATCTGCAGTTCTCTGTTCTTGTAGCGCTTATCTTGAAGAACCTTCTTAATTGCCACAATCTCTCCAGTCTCTCTACATTTCGCCTGTTACAATAGCAAATTTATATCACAATAATATAGAACACTGTAAAGAAAAACAGAAGTAGATAATCCAATAATagtacacacacacacatatatacatacttaatgATACAAAGGTAACTCAGAAATTATAGCAGTTCTTACTTGGAAAACCACACCAAAAGAACCAGTTCCAACCACATGTTCTGCTATGTAACTTACATTCTGTGTATCCAAATAAAAATAGTCAGTTTTCATCCCAAACACATGACAAGTAATACTTCTCATAACTAATTAGAACCTGCTTAGGTTGACCATTTCGACCACCAATACTGGTTCTAATAACATGCCCTGTTTCTGCACCCACACCATCAATTATATCTGGTTCACTGTCCTGCATGATATTACACAAAGATAGAAATAATGATGTTTTCAGATAAATGAACATTGAAGCTGTAATGCTCCAATAAGCTGAGCGGGAGAAGTATTCTTGAGAGACACAAATCAGCATATATGTATACTAGAGCACcataagcaaaaacaaaaaagaagcaAATTTACTTGTTGAATCTAACAATGAAGGGAAGAAAGCAAGTCTCAGAAAGAGACAGCTGCAAAGAGAGAGACTGCAGCACTTAGGGGGGGAGGGGAGAGAGACAGAAGAGAAACCCAGGATTGTTAGAGAAAAATTCAGTTATAGAATGAATAAGTCATACAGTGATAACAATAGAGAACTCCTTAGGAATATTAACTTAAGGCCcttaattataattatcattAAGATGTGTGTACTTACAGTTACCATGTTTATAACTAATCATGCTTCTATGGCATCGAACAGAAAAAATCTTTATAATACATCTTTGTTGATAGGTTCATCGGGTGTGAGACATATGGATTTGCAAGGATTCAACACTAAATCAAGGTTTTCAACTTTCAAATGACTTGTTATCAAGTTCATTTGAATGAATACAACATAAGGTTGATATGAACTGATTTAAGTAAGAAAATTCAAATCCTGTCTATATCCAAAGAGGTGTGGGGTATTTAAGCCTGCGGATTTGAATTACATAGGACCAATATGTCTATCCAAGGACCCTAGAGTAGATACTGAAGCATTAGCAATGTCAGGCAGACTATTCCTGAGAAACAAATGTCAACGAACTCCAGTAAACACGTAACATGGTATGTTCAACTTATTAGAGAACCTAGTAATTGCTGTAACTAAGACCACAAGTGATAAGGTTAACTATGCAACATTGACTAATTGGTATAGTGAAAATTTAGAAGCCCACCCCATCATCATCATGGTCCGCCCTGTCTCTCAACCTCATCTCAAACATCTCTCTTCCCAACCAGTCAACTGAACTAGATGAACTATTGAATCCATTCGCACTTCTAGAACTGCCTGCTCCTCCGTGGCCAAGGCCAGTGGACGCCATAAATGAACCTTGCAGAAGTCACTGACACTAATCTCTGCGCCTCTCAGCATAATTCCTTCTGGTGCAGCCCTCCATCCCGTGGATGTTCCTGTCTACCTAGTTTGATGACAAGGTCCTTAACTCAATATAGTTGAAGAGAAATTCTGACTAAAATTAAGCAAAATGAAGTTAGTTGGtatgagataaataaaaatgcTGCAAATAAGAAGCGAAAAAcagtaataaaaatattgattcaTTAAGCATCAACCAAATTGAGAAGACCAGGTAAAAGGATAATGTACAAACCAGCCAATAAATGCCACATTTAGTGCATTGCATTTATATTCCAGTTTTTATTTGGGAGTGGGGGGTTCGGAATGAACCATCAATCAGGGTGCTGAATGGAAGAGTCAAAGAACTTACCTCATTATGTTAGTCTTAAATATAGAGTTCTTATGGTTCTTATCGCTGTATGCCAGGTTCTATAAGTTCAAACATCAAGAAACGAACTAGTTTCTTCGGCCGCTCCTCAATGGCACTTATAAACACATAAGTATAAGAATGTTTGCTCTACCAGGCGCGACAGAGTACTCAACCAAGCATTCAGCTCGATAGATTACTCCCACACCAGATAGTTCTCAGGCGCAAGATTGTCAGCATGCCCCAATGAGAAGGTACTCTCAAATTGAATATCTTGTGGCACCACATCTTTAGACAAAGGGCAGGTTTAGCTATAGCCTAGTCAATTGTtgacaaagaaaaaaaggaaaaaccgAGTACACTCCATCTCCAATGAATCATCTGACTAAGTTTTCATGAAGTCAACACATACGTTTCACAGCTAGGGACTTACGCAAAGATTCAAGAGGTTAATACCTAAGAGAAAGGGCAAAATACGATCAAATATTCCTGATAAATAACAAATTTCTGTTTTGCATAGAAATTTGATTGAGAAGACAATGCAAATATGGAAGTCAAACAGCAGCAGAAACACAACTACTTCTCATTTTATTATAAAAGAACTATATATCAATCAATCACTACGCCTCAACACCAACCTAAGTCATGTGGTTATCATTATTTGTTCCATTTAATTCAAGTCCAGGTATTCATTCTATAACCAGATATACTTCGGCCGAAAGTAAAATAAACAGATCTATATCCAATATGAATAGTCCTTAATTAGATGAAATGAGAGTGAAGAAAGTATTTTAGCAGAAGTGACCGCAATTGCCCAATTATGTTTAGCAAAAACAGCTCTCTTGTAACATCCTTAAGTCTTCTCATCAATGCGGAACCTCTCTGACTACTATTCACAGCTCACCATGACAAACTCAGCTGCTCAAATTATGAACCTCTTCTATTTGATATTGCTTAAGAATATGAACATTGATTTCAAACTTCCATCTTCACGACTAATTTCTCTCCAATAGATTGCAGTTTACACTAGATCAACTCCTTCATACACACACTGATGACAAAACGTGAAATTACACAAGATTTTCAACGCGTAATCCGACGAATTACAAGTAACggaaagaaaattaagaataaatccGCGTCCAAGCAGTTACGAAACGATCGTCTAAGAACGAAAATCATATATTGTAAGCCCATAATGTAGATAGCAAAACTAGAACTAACCTCGATGAATACAAAGCAGTATCGAAGCATTTCTTCTTCAACGATTCAAGCAAATGGAGATTTTCAATCAGTTTACACCACAAAATGCATATTAAAATTGTGGCAATTGAAGAGAAAAAGCCAGTTGAAGAGTCAGATCAAACGCAGGCGaattagtttttgaatattttttctcgGTTCGTGTTTTGGTTCTTTCTAAAATGCGAGAGGtgtgaagagagagagagagtgtttAGAGGTTTTCGATAGTTTTAGAGAGAGTGACAGTCTTCTCTGACAAGTGAAATGAGTATAAGATGACTCTTTTTCTTCAAACATTATCTCTCATAAGAGAGATATTCTGCTGCTTTCACACCCACTAATGGTGGTTCCAATCACCCAATCAATttattcctcttttttctttctctttttattaCGCGTCTCACGTAGatttagttgaaattttttttaaaaaaaaaatgaaaattgtgtTGAAAAATAGCTTTTGGAATTCGAAGTTGGATTTGCACATACATTTTGcttggaaaatgaaaaaaatagtataagtGAAGGTGATATTTCTctggaaaaaaattcataatatacaAGAATTAAATTCAAACACCTATTCAGCTAAAGCAAGACCTCAGTAATagtttatttgatatttgagaTGTTTGAAATCAGACAATCGATAAGAAATTGTTCAAATGGCAAACACTCTTCACTTCCTCTTCGAAGTATGTAAGTTCAAGTTATCAAAAAAGCAAATAGATGGGATAGAGATGTAAATTTTCAAACCTCTACATGATGGTTCAGTTTTGGAAGTAAATTTCTacgtatttaaaattaattataggaGAAGAAATAGTATTCATTTTACAGTTGTGAGTTTAAACTTAATGaagaatccataattcaaatcatTAGATGTAATCCCATTCTTTTGTAGGATTGGGCATTATCATACCTTGAACAGAGAGAGGTCCAATAATGCTTCCAAAGTCGTTTTCTTTCCCTTTCACCTCCCCAATTAAAATAATTCCAAtatttgtcaatttttattAAAGTAAGTTTTCAGTAAAATCACTccattgattttatttaatgaCCAGAGGGTGCTCTTATGAAACTTTTGTTAATTATCATAGTCAAAAGTATTTACTagaaaaaattagaataaagGATAATTCATtgtatctatttcatttttacgtagggttcaaaaaaaaatcataactttAAAAGTTATGATATAAACAATTTACCCTAATACAAGCATAAATGTCTGATTCTATGACTTaggattcaaaagaaaatcacaactttaaaagttatgatataaataatttatcctaatacaagcattagtGTCTGATTCCACGACTCAAATTCATGACTtagaattcaaaagaaaatcacaacTTTAAAAGTTATGATATAAATAGTTTATCCTAATACAAGCATGAATGTTTGAATCCACGACTTAAATACATGACTTGCGAAGTCCATACCACAATCATACATACAAGGTTGGAATTGAGAATTAATGTAAAATAGATATACATAAATGCTAATATAGAAGCAACCAAGGAAAACCAAACAATCATATAACTCCAAAGAGGTGATCcaagttttctttttctaaaaaaagttgttttaatttgaCTATTTGAAATGATGCcatgtataatttttattattattatttttataaaaacatgATTCATACCATTCGAAGTCAAAATACATTTCTAATTTACCTTTCAATATCTTTTTCATTGATTAAAAGCTTTGTTTTGCCTTTTATGTTCGTTAATTGTTACCAAACAAAAGGGGTCTTCTTAAGTTACATATATACTTGAACTCGAGAtctctaattaaaaatgaatgagTATTTATCACTTCATTACCATCCTTATtataataaagggaaaaaggacggatttacccccgaactttaataaatgttacgtctatgccctccgttatactttgcgtccacataagcccctgccgtccaattataggtacacacatgcccctctcactaacggccccctcattttttacacgtgtcttaatcctaATCAACTATCCGTTTGACCTTTCTTTTTAACCCATAAATCAACTACCCGCCCCATAAACCCAATACCCACCCAATTTCCTCTAAGATATATCCTAATTAAAAAGACCCAAATCTAAAACCCTTAATGAGAgcatcaattttaatttcagaGGATCCTCCATTTGCAGTGGAAAACTGGCAGATTTTCTGTATTTCTTTTGCCCTTCGCCTCGTTGccatcatttctttcatttccaGAATCCATAAACCATTTCAACAACCTAGAAATCTCCCTCGATATCGAACATTTGTCATGTTTTTTCACCCTATAACCAATTTTCCAATCTTCAACAATTTGCTTACTGTTAGTTTTTTTATCCCAGAATATCGGAAAAGTCAGCATTGGAAGGCCTGAGAATGCTGCTTCTTTAGTCGAATTCCATCCACAATGTGACCAAAATCCACCAATCGAAGGATGTAACAACACCTTCAATTGGTCACACCAGGGCACAACAAGCCCTACACTACATCCATTTTTCTGAAATCAAACAGTTTCATCATGTGCCACCCGAAAGAATCGAACACCACTATCGTGCGCACCAGCTACGATCTCATCAAGTTCATCACGCGAGACAGAGAGAAAGCTCCCTTGCGAAATGTACAAAACAGAACCATTTGGTTGAGAATTTAACCACTTAATGTACTATGGTTCATCGATTGAAGTAGTTGAGGAGGGATTTTTTTCGCTAGTAAAGTAAGGTATTGTTGGACCAATCGAATAGACAGGGATGGGGAACTTTTGCTTAAGAGCATCGATAACAGAAGATTCGAGCTCGTAGACTGAAGTGAACAAAAGATATTGTGCTTTAGAAACTGTAGAATACTATGAAATCGACGAACTTGATGAAGACTACAGTTTTGTATGATAGGAACAGACCTTTAGATTTGGGTCTTTTAATTAGGATATATCTTAGAGGAAATTGGGTGGGTATTAGGTTTATGGGGCGGGTAGTtggtttatgggttaaaaagaAAGGTCAAACGGATAGTTGATtaggattaagacacgtgtaaaaaatgagggggccgttagtgagaggggcaTGTGTGTACCTATAAGTGGACGGCAGGGGCTTATGTGGacgcaaagtataacggagggcatagacgtaccatttattaaagttcgggggtaaatccgtcctttttccctataataaatattgataACGATTATTAAGGtggaaaatatttcttaaaaaaatgttaagatCCCAAAGTCTAAAGTTGAAACTTGGAAGTATCAAttacaatctttttttttattatttttataatttagagGCAAACAGATAAGGCTGTGAAGCAAGTGGTTATAAGTTTTAGAATAATAGTGATGCAgacatttttattctttcttggTGACCAAATGaaaatgttgttaattatttaaaccAAGGCATGTCACGTGACCCCACCCCTTAAACATCGGATTAAGACAGGACCTCTCACGTGATAAAGACACGTGTCATCATTTTGGTCCCATAGTTTGCATTATCGACAATCTATAGGGCTAATCATAGCGATAAACGATAAGTATAACTTGTGAAaaccgatgttagaagaagcaAATTAGGTGTATTAATttgtcaaattaaataattcaaaatactttatttattttatttctagataaaaaatCAACATTTCATCTTACTTATTCATTTagcaaattaaaagaattttattattattttaatcgtACTAgctttataattaaataactacataGAGTAGAATTGTAGTAACTAATTTAGAGTTTCAAAATATCTTCAAAAattttagtttagtaaaataaatatataattaaaatttttctttAGAAGTGTGTCCGATTAATTGGGGACAAgtgatataaaataaaagaagtattCCTTCCTTCCACT belongs to Solanum stenotomum isolate F172 chromosome 1, ASM1918654v1, whole genome shotgun sequence and includes:
- the LOC125865212 gene encoding shaggy-related protein kinase kappa, which produces MASTGLGHGGAGSSRSANGFNSSSSSVDWLGREMFEMRLRDRADHDDDGDSEPDIIDGVGAETGHVIRTSIGGRNGQPKQNVSYIAEHVVGTGSFGVVFQAKCRETGEIVAIKKVLQDKRYKNRELQIMQMLDHPNIVALKHSFFSTTDKEEVYLNLVLEFVPESVNRIARQYSRMNQRMPLIYVKLYTYQICRALAYIHNCIGICHRDIKPQNLLVNPHTHQLKLCDFGSAKVLVKGEPNVSYICSRYYRAPELIFGATEYTTAIDIWSTGCVMAELLLGQPLFPGESGVDQLVEIIKVLGTPTREEIKCMNPNYTEFKFPQIKPHPWHKVFQKRLPPEAVDLICRFFQYSPYLRCTALEACIHPFFDELRDPNTRLPNGRPLPPLYNFKPQELTGIPTETLQRLVPEHARRQNLFMALRP